One genomic window of Euleptes europaea isolate rEulEur1 chromosome 8, rEulEur1.hap1, whole genome shotgun sequence includes the following:
- the FSBP gene encoding fibrinogen silencer-binding protein, which produces MVGKARSSNFTLSEKLDLLKLVKPYVKILEQHTNKHSVIVEKNKCWDIIADSYNAIGVDRPPRTAQGLRTLYKRLKEYAKQELLQQKETHSDYKSYISEPTKKVVEMIPQISSVCLRERNSLPCAALDKETLATTSSPQSMLEHHAAAITLELDQEEEDVKPPPSLIVELQPQEALEQRDQEHLVHVMERSPSTSLSSVDIRMLSPSPIPRRDEFFRLESGDRFRSTCGAYGPQMLQMLKEEHHIILENQRKIGLYIQEKRDGLKRRQELEEELLRAKIKVEKLKAIRLRRDLPEFNSF; this is translated from the exons ATGGTGGGGAAGGCCAGATCCTCGAATTTCACCTTGTCGGAAAAGCTTGATTTGCTGAAACTTGTCAAGCCGTATGTAAAAATTCTCGAACAGCACACCAACAAGCACTCAGTCATAGTGGAGAAAAACAAGTGCTGGGACATCATTGCTGATAGCTACAATGCCATCGGAGTAGACCGCCCTCCGCGCACGGCGCAGGGCCTGCGCACGCTGTACAAGAGGCTCAAGGAATACGCCAAGCAGGAGCTCCTGCAGCAGAAGGAGACCCACTCCGACTACAAGAGCTACATCTCTGAGCCGACTAAGAAAGTTGTGGAGATgatcccccagatctccagcgtGTGCTTGAGGGAGAGAAACAGCCTGCCATG tgctgcCTTGGATAAAGAAACCCTTGCAACTACCAGTTCACCACAGTCCATGTTAGAGCACCATGCTGCAGCCATCACTCTGGAGCTGGatcaagaggaggaggatgtcaAGCCGCCTCCCTCGTTGATTGTGGAGCTGCAGCCACAGGAGGCCTTGGAGCAAAGAGACCAAGAGCACCTGGTCCACGTCATGGAGAGGTCTCCCTCCACCTCCCTGTCTTCGGTTGATATAAGGATGCTATCTCCGTCCCCTATCCCCAGAAGAGATGAATTTTTCAGGCTGGAAAGTGGGGATCGATTTCGGTCCACGTGTGGGGCCTACGGTCCACAGATGTTGCAAATGCTAAAAGAAGAGCATCACATAATTTTGGAAAATCAGAGGAAAATTGGGCTGTATATTCAAGAAAAGAGGGATGGCTTGAAAAGAAGGCAGGAGCTGGAAGAAGAGCTGTTGAGAGCAAAAATTAaagtagaaaagttaaaggcGATACGACTACGACGTGATCTTCCTGAATTCAACAGTTTCTGA